The Cinclus cinclus chromosome 28, bCinCin1.1, whole genome shotgun sequence genome window below encodes:
- the TCF3 gene encoding transcription factor E2-alpha isoform X12: MNQQQQRMAAVGTDKELSDLLDFSMMFPLPVANGKNRPTTLGSTQFGGSGLDERPGSGSWGTADQNSSTFDQGRSYGEGPHYGEHRDLPSHNSISSSPFLGAGLVGKSSERASYSTFGRDTGMPGLNQPSFLPGEMGIASPSTLSPTGGKGGSQYFSYPNNPRRRGAESSIDGQPKKVRKVPPGLPSSVYPSNSGDDYSRDPAGYTPSKPPSTVYPGAFYMTDGLHNSPDLWSSPGAMSQSSYGAMLGSSSSPLPQSSGFNSLHQHERMNYQLHTGEVNGGLPSVSGFSSASTAYGVSSHTPPISGTDNIMGNRGTTAGSSGDALGKALASIYSPDHSSNNFSSNPSTPVGSPQGLAGSSQWPRAGGAGALSPSYEGNLHTLQNKMEDRLDEAIHVLRNHAVGQTSAMSSNHGDMHGLLGSAPPHSAAVGSLGQAFPASVMALGNRHPSLVGGGHPEDGLSSNPSLLHNHVTLPSQPSSLPDLSRQQDTYSGLSGGLGRSSVSSGTSEIKREEKEDEENTSVADNSEEEKKELKPSRNRTRCSLNRAKSRERERKEGRQ; encoded by the exons GCTTGGATGAAAGACCAGGATCAGGTTCCTGGGGAACGGCAGATCAAAACAGCTCCACGTTTGACCAAGGAAGG AGCTATGGCGAAGGCCCCCACTATGGTGAGCACCGGGACCTGCCATCCCACAACAGCATCTCCTCATCACCATTCCTGGGAGCTGGACTCGTGG GGAAGAGCAGTGAAAGAGCCTCATACTCCACATTTGGAAGAGACACAGGGATGCCAGGACTAAACCAG CCCAGTTTCCTGCCTGGCGAGATGGGAATCGCCAGCCCGAGCACACTTTCCCCCACCGGAGGCAAAGGGGGGTCTCAGTATTTTTCTTACCCCAACAATCCTCGCAGGAGAGGTGCTGAGAGCAGCATAG ATGGACAGCCCAAAAAGGTTCGGAAGGTGCCTCCTGGACTCCCCTCCTCG GTGTATCCATCCAACTCAGGTGATGACTACAGCAGGGATCCAGCTGGATATACTCCCTCAAAACCTCCCAGCACTGTGTATCCTGGAGCCTTTTATATGACAG ATGGACTCCATAACTCACCAGACCTGTGGAGTTCCCCAGGTGCCATGAGCCAGTCAAGTTACGGTGCCATGCTGGGCAGCTCCTCGTCCCCACTCCCACAGTCCAGTGGCTTCAACAGTTTACATCAGCATGAACGGATG AACTACCAGCTGCATACAGGAGAGGTGAACGGTGGACTCCCCTCTGTGTCCGGCTTCTCCTCAGCCTCCACAGCATACGGAGTGTCCAGTCACACCCCCCCGATCAGCGGCACAGACAACATCATGG GTAACAGAGGAACCACAGCTGGGAGCTCTGGAGATGCACTTGGGAAGGCTCTGGCCTCA aTTTACTCCCCTGACCACTCTAGCAATAACTTCTCCTCCAACCCCTCCACCCCGGTCGGGTCCCCGCAGGGCCTTGCAG GCTCATCGCAGTGGCCGCGGGCGGGTGGAGCGGGTGCCTTATCGCCCAGCTACGAAGGGAACCTCCACACTTTG caaaacaaaatggaagACAGGTTGGATGAAGCCATCCATGTGCTGAGGAACCATGCCGTGGGCCAGACCTCTGCCATGTCCAGCAACCATGGGGACATGCACGGGCTGCTGGGCTCAGCACCACCACACAGTGCTGCCGTGGGCAGCCTGGGCCAGGCCTTCCCCGCCTCGGTCATGGCCCTGGGGAACAGGCACCCAAGTCTG gtgggaggaggccaccCTGAAGATGGGTTGTCCAGCAACCCCAGCTTGCTCCACAACCATGTCACACTTCCatcacagcccagctcactcCCGGACCtcagcaggcagcaggacaCGTACAGTG GCTTGTCTGGGGGGCTGGGGCGGAGCAGTGTCTCCTCAGGAACGAGCGAAAtaaagagggaagagaaggaggatGAAGAGAACACGTCAGTGGCAGATAACTCagaagaggagaagaaggagcTGAAACCCTCCCGGAACAGAACAAGGTGCTCTTTGAACAG AGCAAAAAgccgagagagagagagaaaggagggTCGCCAATAA
- the TCF3 gene encoding transcription factor E2-alpha isoform X9, with amino-acid sequence MNQQQQRMAAVGTDKELSDLLDFSMMFPLPVANGKNRPTTLGSTQFGGSGLDERPGSGSWGTADQNSSTFDQGRSYGEGPHYGEHRDLPSHNSISSSPFLGAGLVGKSSERASYSTFGRDTGMPGLNQPSFLPGEMGIASPSTLSPTGGKGGSQYFSYPNNPRRRGAESSIDGQPKKVRKVPPGLPSSVYPSNSGDDYSRDPAGYTPSKPPSTVYPGAFYMTDGLHNSPDLWSSPGAMSQSSYGAMLGSSSSPLPQSSGFNSLHQHERMNYQLHTGEVNGGLPSVSGFSSASTAYGVSSHTPPISGTDNIMGNRGTTAGSSGDALGKALASIYSPDHSSNNFSSNPSTPVGSPQGLAGSSQWPRAGGAGALSPSYEGNLHTLQNKMEDRLDEAIHVLRNHAVGQTSAMSSNHGDMHGLLGSAPPHSAAVGSLGQAFPASVMALGNRHPSLVGGGHPEDGLSSNPSLLHNHVTLPSQPSSLPDLSRQQDTYSGLSGGLGRSSVSSGTSEIKREEKEDEENTSVADNSEEEKKELKPSRNRTRCSLNSQDEDEEDDLLPPEQKAERERERRVANNARERLRVRDINEAFKELGRMCQLHLNSEKPQTKLLILHQAVSVILNLEQQVRAVQTRPCHWRTKI; translated from the exons GCTTGGATGAAAGACCAGGATCAGGTTCCTGGGGAACGGCAGATCAAAACAGCTCCACGTTTGACCAAGGAAGG AGCTATGGCGAAGGCCCCCACTATGGTGAGCACCGGGACCTGCCATCCCACAACAGCATCTCCTCATCACCATTCCTGGGAGCTGGACTCGTGG GGAAGAGCAGTGAAAGAGCCTCATACTCCACATTTGGAAGAGACACAGGGATGCCAGGACTAAACCAG CCCAGTTTCCTGCCTGGCGAGATGGGAATCGCCAGCCCGAGCACACTTTCCCCCACCGGAGGCAAAGGGGGGTCTCAGTATTTTTCTTACCCCAACAATCCTCGCAGGAGAGGTGCTGAGAGCAGCATAG ATGGACAGCCCAAAAAGGTTCGGAAGGTGCCTCCTGGACTCCCCTCCTCG GTGTATCCATCCAACTCAGGTGATGACTACAGCAGGGATCCAGCTGGATATACTCCCTCAAAACCTCCCAGCACTGTGTATCCTGGAGCCTTTTATATGACAG ATGGACTCCATAACTCACCAGACCTGTGGAGTTCCCCAGGTGCCATGAGCCAGTCAAGTTACGGTGCCATGCTGGGCAGCTCCTCGTCCCCACTCCCACAGTCCAGTGGCTTCAACAGTTTACATCAGCATGAACGGATG AACTACCAGCTGCATACAGGAGAGGTGAACGGTGGACTCCCCTCTGTGTCCGGCTTCTCCTCAGCCTCCACAGCATACGGAGTGTCCAGTCACACCCCCCCGATCAGCGGCACAGACAACATCATGG GTAACAGAGGAACCACAGCTGGGAGCTCTGGAGATGCACTTGGGAAGGCTCTGGCCTCA aTTTACTCCCCTGACCACTCTAGCAATAACTTCTCCTCCAACCCCTCCACCCCGGTCGGGTCCCCGCAGGGCCTTGCAG GCTCATCGCAGTGGCCGCGGGCGGGTGGAGCGGGTGCCTTATCGCCCAGCTACGAAGGGAACCTCCACACTTTG caaaacaaaatggaagACAGGTTGGATGAAGCCATCCATGTGCTGAGGAACCATGCCGTGGGCCAGACCTCTGCCATGTCCAGCAACCATGGGGACATGCACGGGCTGCTGGGCTCAGCACCACCACACAGTGCTGCCGTGGGCAGCCTGGGCCAGGCCTTCCCCGCCTCGGTCATGGCCCTGGGGAACAGGCACCCAAGTCTG gtgggaggaggccaccCTGAAGATGGGTTGTCCAGCAACCCCAGCTTGCTCCACAACCATGTCACACTTCCatcacagcccagctcactcCCGGACCtcagcaggcagcaggacaCGTACAGTG GCTTGTCTGGGGGGCTGGGGCGGAGCAGTGTCTCCTCAGGAACGAGCGAAAtaaagagggaagagaaggaggatGAAGAGAACACGTCAGTGGCAGATAACTCagaagaggagaagaaggagcTGAAACCCTCCCGGAACAGAACAAGGTGCTCTTTGAACAG TCaagatgaggatgaggaggacgATCTTCTTCCCCCAGAGCAAAAAgccgagagagagagagaaaggagggTCGCCAATAATGCCCGTGAGCGCCTGCGGGTTCGTGACATCAACGAGGCCTTTAAAGAGCTCGGACGCATGTGCCAACTGCACCTAAACAGCGAAAAACCGCAGACCAAACTGCTAATCCTACACCAGGCCGTATCAGTCATACTGAACCTGGAGCAACAAGTTAGAG
- the TCF3 gene encoding transcription factor E2-alpha isoform X13, with the protein MNQQQQRMAAVGTDKELSDLLDFSMMFPLPVANGKNRPTTLGSTQFGGSGLDERPGSGSWGTADQNSSTFDQGRSYGEGPHYGEHRDLPSHNSISSSPFLGAGLVGKSSERASYSTFGRDTGMPGLNQPSFLPGEMGIASPSTLSPTGGKGGSQYFSYPNNPRRRGAESSIDGQPKKVRKVPPGLPSSVYPSNSGDDYSRDPAGYTPSKPPSTVYPGAFYMTDGLHNSPDLWSSPGAMSQSSYGAMLGSSSSPLPQSSGFNSLHQHERMNYQLHTGEVNGGLPSVSGFSSASTAYGVSSHTPPISGTDNIMGNRGTTAGSSGDALGKALASIYSPDHSSNNFSSNPSTPVGSPQGLAGSSQWPRAGGAGALSPSYEGNLHTLQNKMEDRLDEAIHVLRNHAVGQTSAMSSNHGDMHGLLGSAPPHSAAVGSLGQAFPASVMALGNRHPSLVGGGHPEDGLSSNPSLLHNHVTLPSQPSSLPDLSRQQDTYSGLSGGLGRSSVSSGTSEIKREEKEDEENTSVADNSEEEKKELKPSRNRTRAKSRERERKEGRQ; encoded by the exons GCTTGGATGAAAGACCAGGATCAGGTTCCTGGGGAACGGCAGATCAAAACAGCTCCACGTTTGACCAAGGAAGG AGCTATGGCGAAGGCCCCCACTATGGTGAGCACCGGGACCTGCCATCCCACAACAGCATCTCCTCATCACCATTCCTGGGAGCTGGACTCGTGG GGAAGAGCAGTGAAAGAGCCTCATACTCCACATTTGGAAGAGACACAGGGATGCCAGGACTAAACCAG CCCAGTTTCCTGCCTGGCGAGATGGGAATCGCCAGCCCGAGCACACTTTCCCCCACCGGAGGCAAAGGGGGGTCTCAGTATTTTTCTTACCCCAACAATCCTCGCAGGAGAGGTGCTGAGAGCAGCATAG ATGGACAGCCCAAAAAGGTTCGGAAGGTGCCTCCTGGACTCCCCTCCTCG GTGTATCCATCCAACTCAGGTGATGACTACAGCAGGGATCCAGCTGGATATACTCCCTCAAAACCTCCCAGCACTGTGTATCCTGGAGCCTTTTATATGACAG ATGGACTCCATAACTCACCAGACCTGTGGAGTTCCCCAGGTGCCATGAGCCAGTCAAGTTACGGTGCCATGCTGGGCAGCTCCTCGTCCCCACTCCCACAGTCCAGTGGCTTCAACAGTTTACATCAGCATGAACGGATG AACTACCAGCTGCATACAGGAGAGGTGAACGGTGGACTCCCCTCTGTGTCCGGCTTCTCCTCAGCCTCCACAGCATACGGAGTGTCCAGTCACACCCCCCCGATCAGCGGCACAGACAACATCATGG GTAACAGAGGAACCACAGCTGGGAGCTCTGGAGATGCACTTGGGAAGGCTCTGGCCTCA aTTTACTCCCCTGACCACTCTAGCAATAACTTCTCCTCCAACCCCTCCACCCCGGTCGGGTCCCCGCAGGGCCTTGCAG GCTCATCGCAGTGGCCGCGGGCGGGTGGAGCGGGTGCCTTATCGCCCAGCTACGAAGGGAACCTCCACACTTTG caaaacaaaatggaagACAGGTTGGATGAAGCCATCCATGTGCTGAGGAACCATGCCGTGGGCCAGACCTCTGCCATGTCCAGCAACCATGGGGACATGCACGGGCTGCTGGGCTCAGCACCACCACACAGTGCTGCCGTGGGCAGCCTGGGCCAGGCCTTCCCCGCCTCGGTCATGGCCCTGGGGAACAGGCACCCAAGTCTG gtgggaggaggccaccCTGAAGATGGGTTGTCCAGCAACCCCAGCTTGCTCCACAACCATGTCACACTTCCatcacagcccagctcactcCCGGACCtcagcaggcagcaggacaCGTACAGTG GCTTGTCTGGGGGGCTGGGGCGGAGCAGTGTCTCCTCAGGAACGAGCGAAAtaaagagggaagagaaggaggatGAAGAGAACACGTCAGTGGCAGATAACTCagaagaggagaagaaggagcTGAAACCCTCCCGGAACAGAACAAG AGCAAAAAgccgagagagagagagaaaggagggTCGCCAATAA